In Brevundimonas sp. SGAir0440, one DNA window encodes the following:
- the bioB gene encoding biotin synthase BioB, which produces MADDLSRTLTACLPDDLDAAQPRHDWTLEEVEALFARPFMELVFDAASVHRRWFDPSQVQKSQLLSIKTGGCAENCGYCSQSASFKTGLKAEKLMEPSAVIAEAMAAKAGGASRFCMGAAWRELKDRDTPKLAAMISGVKALGLETCATLGMLTADQARQLKDAGLDYYNHNLDTGPDYYAEVVTTRSYQDRLDTLEHVRDAGMSTCCGGIVGMGEGRRDRAGLLHALATLPVHPDSLPVNALVPVTGTPLGERVLKTGEIDPIEFVRTVAVARLVCPKAMVRLSAGRETMSVEMQALCFLAGANSIFVGGKLLTTPNPEQDEDARLFAVLDLKPMPAGALDQATAD; this is translated from the coding sequence ATGGCTGACGACCTTTCCCGCACCCTTACCGCCTGTCTCCCCGACGATCTCGATGCGGCCCAACCGCGCCACGACTGGACGCTTGAGGAGGTCGAGGCCCTGTTCGCGCGACCCTTCATGGAGCTGGTGTTCGACGCCGCCTCGGTCCACCGCCGCTGGTTCGACCCCAGCCAGGTCCAGAAGTCGCAACTGCTGTCGATCAAGACCGGCGGCTGCGCCGAGAACTGCGGCTACTGTTCGCAATCGGCCAGCTTCAAGACCGGCCTGAAGGCTGAGAAGCTGATGGAGCCGTCGGCCGTCATCGCCGAGGCCATGGCCGCCAAGGCGGGCGGCGCCAGCCGGTTCTGCATGGGCGCGGCCTGGCGGGAGCTGAAGGATCGCGACACGCCCAAGCTGGCGGCGATGATCTCGGGCGTGAAGGCGCTGGGGCTCGAGACCTGCGCCACCCTGGGCATGCTGACCGCCGATCAGGCGCGTCAACTCAAGGACGCCGGTCTCGACTACTACAACCACAACCTCGACACCGGCCCCGACTACTATGCCGAGGTCGTCACCACCCGCAGCTATCAGGACCGGCTGGACACGCTTGAGCATGTCCGCGACGCGGGCATGAGCACCTGCTGCGGCGGCATCGTCGGCATGGGCGAGGGGCGGCGTGATCGCGCCGGCCTGCTGCACGCCCTGGCGACCCTGCCCGTCCATCCCGACAGCCTGCCGGTCAACGCCCTGGTCCCCGTCACCGGCACCCCGCTGGGGGAGCGCGTCCTGAAGACTGGCGAGATCGATCCGATCGAGTTCGTCCGCACCGTCGCGGTCGCCCGTCTGGTCTGTCCCAAGGCGATGGTGCGCTTGTCGGCGGGACGCGAGACCATGAGCGTCGAGATGCAGGCCCTGTGCTTCCTCGCCGGGGCCAACTCCATCTTCGTCGGCGGCAAGCTGCTGACCACCCCCAATCCCGAACAGGACGAGGACGCCCGTCTGTTCGCCGTGCTTGATCTGAAGCCCATGCCCGCAGGCGCCCTGGATCAGGCAACGGCGGATTAA
- the ahcY gene encoding adenosylhomocysteinase gives MTDYIVRDITLADWGNKEIEIAETEMPGLMSLRDEFGASQPLKGARIAGSLHMTIQTAVLIQTLEALGAEVRWASCNIFSTQDHAAAAIAANGTPVFATKGETLEEYWDYAHKIFEWADGGYPNLILDDGGDATLLCVLGPKAEKDISVLANPQNEEEEALFKVMKRYLAEKPGFYSAIRDAIGGVSEETTTGVHRLYQMAEKGELPFPAINVNDSVTKSKFDNLYGCRESLVDAIRRGTDVMLSGKVAVVCGYGDVGKGSAASLRQGGARVIVTEIDPICALQAAMEGYEVQTLDDTAGRADIYVTTTGNKDVITVDHMRQMKNNAIVCNIGHFDSEIQVAGLKNFKWDEIKPQVHHVEFPDGKKIILLSEGRLVNLGNATGHPSFVMSASFTNQTLAQIELWTNADKYENKVYTLPKHLDEKVAMLHLAKLGAKLTVLTKDQADYINVPVEGPFKADHYRY, from the coding sequence ATGACCGACTACATCGTTCGCGACATCACCCTGGCCGATTGGGGCAACAAGGAAATTGAGATCGCGGAAACCGAAATGCCGGGCCTCATGTCCCTGCGTGACGAGTTCGGCGCCAGCCAGCCGCTGAAGGGTGCCCGCATCGCCGGCAGCCTGCACATGACCATCCAGACGGCGGTCCTGATCCAGACGCTGGAAGCCCTGGGCGCCGAAGTGCGCTGGGCCTCGTGCAACATCTTCTCGACCCAGGACCATGCCGCCGCCGCCATCGCCGCCAACGGCACGCCGGTCTTCGCCACCAAGGGCGAGACGCTGGAAGAGTACTGGGACTACGCCCACAAGATCTTCGAATGGGCCGACGGCGGCTATCCGAACCTGATCCTGGACGACGGCGGCGACGCGACCCTGCTGTGCGTGCTGGGTCCGAAGGCCGAGAAGGACATCTCGGTCCTGGCGAACCCGCAGAACGAAGAGGAAGAGGCTCTCTTCAAGGTCATGAAGCGCTATCTGGCTGAGAAGCCCGGCTTCTATTCGGCCATCCGCGACGCCATTGGCGGCGTGTCGGAAGAGACGACGACGGGCGTGCACCGCCTGTATCAGATGGCCGAAAAGGGCGAGCTGCCCTTCCCCGCCATCAACGTCAACGACAGCGTCACCAAGTCCAAGTTCGACAACCTGTACGGCTGCCGGGAATCGCTGGTCGACGCGATCCGTCGCGGCACCGACGTCATGCTGTCGGGCAAGGTCGCGGTGGTCTGCGGCTACGGCGACGTGGGCAAGGGCTCGGCCGCTTCGCTGCGCCAGGGCGGCGCCCGCGTGATCGTGACCGAGATCGACCCGATCTGCGCCCTACAGGCCGCGATGGAAGGCTATGAGGTCCAGACGCTGGACGACACCGCCGGCCGCGCCGACATCTATGTGACCACGACCGGCAACAAGGACGTCATCACCGTCGATCACATGCGGCAGATGAAGAACAACGCCATCGTCTGCAACATCGGCCACTTCGACTCCGAGATTCAGGTCGCCGGCCTGAAGAACTTCAAGTGGGACGAGATCAAGCCGCAGGTCCACCACGTCGAGTTCCCGGACGGCAAGAAGATCATCCTGCTGTCGGAAGGCCGCCTGGTGAACCTGGGCAACGCCACGGGCCACCCGTCCTTCGTGATGTCGGCTTCGTTCACCAACCAGACGCTGGCCCAGATCGAACTGTGGACCAACGCCGACAAGTACGAGAACAAGGTCTACACCCTGCCCAAGCACCTGGACGAGAAGGTCGCCATGCTGCACCTGGCCAAGCTGGGCGCCAAGCTGACCGTCCTGACCAAGGACCAGGCCGACTACATCAACGTGCCCGTCGAAGGCCCGTTCAAGGCGGATCACTACCGTTACTAA
- a CDS encoding NAD(P)/FAD-dependent oxidoreductase, translated as MMAAIEAGRRGRRVRVVDHADRPGEKIRISGGGRCNFTNLGCGPANFLGENPRFATSALRRYTQHDFVKRIDRAGIAWHEKTLGQLFCDDSAKQIVRMLTDDMAAAGVTLSLKTGVTRIERSGEGFTAILSDGSQVTAASLVVATGGKSIPKMGATGWAYEVARQFDIRVTETRPALVPLTFEAGLLETLTPLAGVAVDASVASAPDSAKARKASFNEAMLFTHRGLSGPAILQISSYWREGEAVVASMAPGRDVFEELKAAKASNGKQAVHTALGHIVPRRLAESLCQREGASGNLADLSDKVLRRLDQAVNAWAVKPVGSEGYRTAEVTLGGVDTAALDQQTMQAKAVTGLYFIGEAVDVTGWLGGYNFQWAWSSGWAAGQVC; from the coding sequence ATGATGGCCGCGATCGAGGCCGGGCGACGCGGGCGGCGGGTCAGGGTCGTGGACCATGCCGACCGGCCCGGCGAGAAGATCCGCATCTCGGGCGGCGGACGCTGCAACTTCACCAATCTGGGCTGTGGACCGGCGAACTTCCTGGGCGAGAACCCCCGGTTCGCGACCTCGGCCCTGCGCCGCTACACCCAGCACGACTTCGTCAAGCGCATCGATAGGGCCGGCATCGCCTGGCACGAGAAGACGCTGGGTCAGCTGTTCTGCGACGACAGCGCCAAGCAGATCGTCCGTATGCTGACCGACGACATGGCGGCGGCGGGCGTGACCCTGAGCCTGAAGACCGGCGTGACGCGGATCGAACGATCCGGCGAGGGCTTCACGGCAATCCTGTCGGACGGATCACAGGTTACGGCGGCGTCGCTGGTCGTGGCGACGGGCGGCAAGTCGATCCCCAAGATGGGGGCGACCGGCTGGGCCTATGAGGTGGCGCGCCAGTTCGACATTCGCGTCACCGAGACCCGGCCGGCGCTGGTCCCCCTGACGTTCGAGGCGGGACTGCTGGAGACGCTGACGCCGCTGGCGGGGGTGGCGGTCGACGCCTCGGTCGCCTCGGCGCCCGATAGCGCCAAGGCGCGCAAGGCCAGCTTCAACGAGGCCATGCTGTTCACCCACCGCGGCCTGTCGGGTCCGGCCATTCTTCAGATCAGCTCCTACTGGCGCGAGGGCGAGGCGGTGGTGGCCTCGATGGCGCCCGGCCGCGACGTGTTCGAGGAACTGAAGGCGGCCAAGGCGTCGAACGGCAAACAGGCCGTGCATACGGCGCTGGGCCATATCGTGCCGCGTCGTCTGGCCGAGAGCCTGTGCCAGCGCGAAGGGGCGTCGGGCAATCTGGCGGACCTGTCGGACAAGGTGCTGCGGCGGCTGGACCAGGCGGTCAACGCCTGGGCGGTCAAGCCGGTGGGCTCCGAAGGTTACAGGACCGCCGAGGTGACGCTGGGCGGGGTCGATACGGCCGCGCTGGACCAGCAGACGATGCAGGCCAAGGCGGTCACGGGTCTGTATTTCATCGGCGAGGCGGTCGATGTGACCGGCTGGCTGGGCGGCTATAACTTCCAGTGGGCCTGGTCGTCGGGCTGGGCCGCCGGGCAGGTCTGCTAG
- a CDS encoding zf-TFIIB domain-containing protein, translated as MPLLMCPNDNAAMQTLERNGVQFDMCPDCRGVWLDRGELEKLMAAAVEEGRAATPVAPAPQAYAPPPQPYAQPHAHPQAQPWGGGASQPYRDDRGYRSDKYRDDRHRDDDYRYKKKKRDSIFDIFD; from the coding sequence ATGCCTCTTCTGATGTGCCCCAACGACAACGCCGCCATGCAGACGCTGGAGCGCAACGGCGTTCAGTTCGACATGTGCCCCGACTGCCGGGGCGTCTGGCTGGATCGCGGCGAATTGGAAAAGCTGATGGCCGCCGCCGTCGAGGAGGGCCGCGCCGCTACGCCGGTCGCGCCCGCGCCGCAGGCCTATGCGCCGCCGCCGCAGCCCTATGCCCAGCCGCATGCTCACCCTCAGGCCCAACCGTGGGGCGGCGGGGCGTCGCAGCCGTATCGCGACGATCGGGGCTACCGGAGCGACAAATACCGCGACGACCGGCATCGCGACGACGACTATCGCTACAAGAAAAAGAAGCGCGACAGCATCTTCGATATCTTCGACTGA
- a CDS encoding response regulator transcription factor, with protein MANITLVDDDENIVASVSLALESHGHKITAYHDGASGLAALESSPPDLAILDVKMPRMDGMEVLRRLRQTSQIPVIMLTSKDEEIDEILGFNLGADDYIHKPFSQRLLIERVKALLRRTGADGGEPETAAEVSGRAIKRGKLSMDPARHESTWDGKPVKLTVTEFLLLQALAQRPGFVKSRDNLMDAAYDDQVYVDDRTIDSHVKRMRKKFRAVDNEFDAIETLYGVGYRYRES; from the coding sequence TTGGCCAACATCACTCTGGTCGATGACGACGAGAACATCGTGGCGTCCGTTTCGCTGGCGCTGGAAAGCCATGGCCACAAGATCACCGCCTATCACGACGGGGCCTCGGGTCTGGCCGCGCTGGAATCCTCGCCGCCCGATCTGGCGATCCTGGACGTGAAGATGCCGCGCATGGACGGGATGGAGGTGCTGCGTCGCCTGCGCCAGACCTCGCAGATCCCGGTCATCATGCTGACGTCCAAGGACGAGGAGATCGACGAGATCCTGGGCTTCAACCTGGGCGCCGACGACTATATCCACAAACCCTTCAGCCAGCGTCTGCTGATCGAGCGGGTCAAGGCGCTGCTGCGCCGCACGGGCGCCGACGGCGGCGAGCCGGAAACGGCGGCCGAGGTCTCGGGCCGGGCGATCAAGCGCGGCAAGCTGTCGATGGACCCGGCGCGCCACGAGTCGACCTGGGACGGCAAGCCCGTCAAGCTGACCGTCACCGAGTTCCTGCTGCTGCAGGCCCTGGCCCAGCGTCCCGGCTTCGTGAAGAGCCGCGACAACCTGATGGACGCCGCCTACGACGACCAGGTCTATGTCGACGACCGCACCATCGACAGCCACGTGAAGCGGATGCGCAAGAAGTTCCGCGCCGTGGACAATGAGTTCGACGCGATCGAGACCCTGTATGGCGTCGGCTACCGCTACCGCGAGAGCTGA
- a CDS encoding ATP-binding protein — translation MASATATARAEPGGREPDEEPQRRPLFRFGGSRLGGFILVLNLLSLLILFGGALAINEWRPGLIEARQESLTVQAELLANVLREEGVTRGEPTPELDPIRASIWLTDRFIPAGQRVRLYDVNGLLLVDSYQVTEAIGGRPLPDAQPAGAATEDAAKANLLSERRVARADSELAAEVAAALDGSPQSTLRRNESGDRVVSVSIPVRHVRQVLGVLTVESGDVDEILGAQRQALFPFALVALGVNLLGSLLLHLFVARPIMRLSAAADQVKLQRARAISLPDLEDRKDEIGDLARSLESMTDTLSTRMDAIERFAADVSHEIKNPLTSIRSALETLPLVKTDAHREKLTALLKQDVRRLDRLITDISNASRLDAELSRDRPRPVDLNRLLVDIVGVYETTAKPGDIPVVLTAPEQALRVMGRDGPLGQVFRNLIDNARSFSPAGGVVRVTLEDIGDDRPIRVRVEDQGPGIPAENLETVFERFYTSRPKGAVFGSNSGLGLSIVRQIVEAHGGRVHAENKAEGGARFEIVFPAVGRWS, via the coding sequence ATGGCGTCGGCTACCGCTACCGCGAGAGCTGAACCGGGCGGGCGCGAGCCTGACGAGGAGCCCCAGCGCCGGCCGTTGTTCCGCTTCGGCGGATCGCGGCTGGGCGGCTTCATCCTGGTGCTCAATCTGCTCAGCCTGCTGATCCTGTTCGGCGGGGCTCTGGCGATCAACGAATGGCGTCCGGGCCTGATCGAGGCGCGTCAGGAATCGCTGACGGTCCAGGCCGAGCTGCTGGCAAACGTGTTGCGCGAAGAAGGCGTGACGCGGGGCGAGCCGACGCCCGAACTGGACCCCATCCGCGCGTCGATCTGGCTGACCGACCGGTTCATCCCGGCGGGGCAGCGGGTGCGGCTGTATGATGTGAACGGCCTGTTGCTGGTCGACAGCTATCAGGTGACCGAGGCCATCGGCGGGCGACCCCTGCCCGACGCGCAGCCGGCGGGGGCGGCGACCGAGGACGCCGCCAAGGCCAATCTGCTGTCCGAGCGCCGGGTCGCCCGCGCCGACAGCGAACTGGCGGCCGAGGTGGCGGCGGCGCTGGACGGCTCGCCCCAATCGACCCTGCGTCGCAACGAATCCGGCGACCGCGTCGTCTCCGTCTCCATTCCCGTGCGCCATGTGCGTCAGGTGCTGGGCGTGCTGACCGTCGAATCCGGGGACGTGGACGAAATCCTGGGCGCTCAGAGGCAGGCCCTGTTCCCGTTCGCCCTGGTGGCGCTGGGGGTGAATCTGCTGGGATCGCTGCTGCTGCATCTGTTCGTGGCGCGGCCGATCATGCGGCTGTCGGCGGCGGCGGATCAGGTGAAGCTGCAACGCGCGCGGGCCATCTCCTTGCCGGACCTCGAGGATCGCAAGGACGAGATCGGCGATCTGGCGCGGTCGCTGGAATCCATGACCGACACCCTGTCCACGCGGATGGACGCCATCGAACGGTTCGCGGCCGATGTGTCGCATGAGATCAAGAACCCCCTGACCTCGATCCGTTCGGCCCTGGAGACCCTGCCGCTGGTCAAGACCGATGCGCACCGCGAGAAGCTGACGGCGCTGTTGAAACAGGACGTGCGTCGGCTGGACCGGCTGATCACCGACATCTCCAACGCCTCGCGGCTGGATGCGGAGCTGTCGCGCGACCGGCCGCGGCCGGTCGATCTGAACCGGCTGCTGGTCGATATCGTCGGCGTCTATGAGACGACGGCCAAGCCTGGCGACATTCCGGTCGTGCTGACGGCGCCCGAACAGGCCCTGCGGGTCATGGGGCGCGATGGGCCGTTGGGGCAGGTGTTCCGCAACCTGATCGACAACGCCCGCTCGTTCAGCCCCGCAGGCGGCGTGGTGCGGGTGACGCTGGAGGACATCGGGGACGACCGGCCGATCCGCGTGCGGGTCGAGGACCAGGGGCCGGGCATTCCGGCCGAGAATCTGGAGACGGTGTTCGAGCGGTTCTACACCTCGCGGCCCAAGGGGGCGGTGTTCGGCTCCAACTCGGGCCTTGGGCTGTCCATCGTGCGTCAGATCGTCGAGGCGCATGGCGGCCGCGTCCACGCTGAAAACAAGGCCGAAGGCGGCGCGCGGTTCGAGATCGTCTTCCCGGCGGTCGGCCGCTGGTCGTGA
- a CDS encoding HPr kinase/phosphorylase has protein sequence MTSGQPVHATTVAVRRRGTWQGVMILGSSGAGKSDLALRLIGRGWRLVSDDYTQVWASDGAVHASAPASIAGRIEVRGLGIVAARTRPVCRVALVVACVAEGVERLPEPQTQAFAGVDLPLLALDPRPASAVDVVAAALETL, from the coding sequence GTGACCTCGGGCCAGCCGGTCCACGCCACGACCGTCGCCGTGCGCCGGCGCGGGACCTGGCAGGGGGTGATGATCCTGGGATCCTCGGGCGCGGGCAAAAGCGATTTGGCGCTGCGGCTGATCGGGCGCGGCTGGCGGTTGGTCAGCGACGACTACACCCAGGTCTGGGCCTCGGACGGGGCCGTTCATGCGTCGGCGCCGGCCTCCATCGCCGGTCGGATCGAGGTGCGCGGCCTCGGAATCGTGGCCGCCAGAACACGCCCGGTCTGTCGCGTGGCGCTGGTCGTGGCCTGTGTGGCGGAAGGGGTCGAACGGCTTCCGGAGCCGCAGACACAGGCTTTCGCGGGGGTCGATCTGCCCCTGCTGGCGCTCGATCCCCGACCGGCTTCGGCCGTCGATGTGGTCGCAGCGGCGTTGGAGACGCTTTGA
- a CDS encoding PTS sugar transporter subunit IIA, producing the protein MIGLVIVTHGGLASEFLSAMEHVVGPQRGVAAICIGPEDDMERRRRDIVDAAAAVDDGEGVILLTDMFGGTPSNLAISVMEQTRAEVIAGLNLPMLIKLASVRGRETLESCVAHAQDAGRKYISVASWVLAGEK; encoded by the coding sequence ATGATCGGTCTGGTGATCGTCACCCACGGTGGGTTGGCGTCCGAGTTTCTCTCCGCCATGGAGCATGTGGTCGGCCCGCAGCGCGGCGTCGCGGCCATCTGCATCGGCCCGGAAGACGACATGGAGCGTCGGCGTCGCGACATCGTCGATGCGGCCGCCGCCGTGGACGACGGCGAAGGGGTCATCCTGCTGACCGACATGTTCGGCGGTACGCCGTCGAACCTGGCGATTTCGGTGATGGAACAGACGCGCGCCGAGGTCATCGCCGGGCTGAACCTGCCCATGCTGATCAAGCTGGCCAGCGTGCGCGGGCGCGAGACGCTGGAATCCTGCGTGGCCCATGCGCAGGACGCCGGGCGCAAATACATCTCCGTCGCGTCCTGGGTGCTCGCAGGCGAAAAATGA
- a CDS encoding HPr family phosphocarrier protein: MTVTATLNICNTRGLHARASAKFVKLASSFESEIHVTRDGVTVDARSIMGLLMLGAGIGCSIDVSAEGPDAEEAMEALTDLVARKFDEDQ; encoded by the coding sequence ATGACCGTCACCGCGACCCTGAACATCTGCAACACGCGCGGCCTACACGCCCGCGCCTCGGCCAAGTTCGTCAAACTGGCCTCCAGCTTCGAAAGCGAGATCCACGTCACCCGCGACGGCGTGACGGTGGACGCCCGCTCGATCATGGGCCTGCTGATGCTGGGCGCCGGCATCGGCTGCAGCATCGACGTCTCCGCCGAAGGCCCGGACGCGGAAGAGGCGATGGAGGCCTTGACCGACCTGGTCGCGCGCAAGTTCGACGAGGATCAGTAG
- a CDS encoding ATP-binding protein: MRAARALGRRIAVRTALVILGVLGLSAAGAFALYGWVFENYPDAVASPQAWRPQSVDYVALASAAVVALIGATVAGLQLARRLVMPLASLSGAARAIADGDLSARAMAGDRSFSETADLVDDFNLMAARLETLAADMTTWNASIAHELRTPVTIVKGRLQAAADGVLPLDREMILTLLKPVDALGRLIEDLRVVSLADSGRLQLRLTPQDLGQRLNDVRALVGAEAEAEGYPITWTTPATVVVCDGDRIQQAVLALLDNVRRHADPGPVSVTLTADKRFVVIAVEDSGPGLPDAMTQSVFTAFKHGSGENGGTGLGLAAVRAIAEAHGGSARYLTGARLGSRIEIRIPAVS; this comes from the coding sequence GTGAGGGCCGCCCGCGCGCTCGGCCGTCGCATCGCCGTGCGCACGGCTCTGGTCATCCTGGGCGTGCTTGGACTGAGCGCCGCCGGCGCATTCGCCCTGTACGGCTGGGTCTTCGAAAACTATCCCGATGCGGTGGCCTCGCCCCAGGCCTGGCGACCGCAGTCGGTGGACTATGTCGCTTTGGCGTCAGCAGCCGTCGTGGCCCTGATCGGCGCGACCGTGGCCGGGCTGCAGTTGGCCCGCCGCCTTGTCATGCCTCTCGCCTCATTGTCCGGCGCCGCGCGTGCGATCGCCGATGGCGACCTGTCGGCGCGCGCCATGGCTGGCGATCGGTCTTTTTCCGAGACCGCCGACCTGGTGGACGACTTCAACCTGATGGCGGCGCGGCTTGAGACGCTCGCCGCCGACATGACGACGTGGAACGCCTCGATCGCGCACGAACTGCGAACGCCCGTCACGATCGTCAAAGGCCGCCTGCAAGCGGCCGCCGACGGCGTCCTGCCGCTGGACCGCGAGATGATCCTGACCCTGCTCAAGCCGGTCGACGCCCTGGGCCGCCTGATCGAGGATTTGCGCGTCGTCAGTCTGGCCGATAGCGGCCGTTTGCAACTGCGCCTGACGCCCCAGGACCTGGGTCAGCGATTGAACGATGTCCGCGCCCTGGTCGGCGCGGAAGCCGAGGCGGAGGGCTATCCGATCACCTGGACGACGCCGGCCACTGTGGTCGTTTGCGACGGCGACCGCATTCAGCAGGCTGTCTTGGCTCTGCTCGACAACGTGCGCCGCCACGCTGATCCCGGCCCTGTGTCGGTTACCTTGACGGCCGATAAACGCTTCGTGGTCATCGCTGTGGAGGACAGCGGTCCGGGCCTGCCCGACGCCATGACCCAATCCGTTTTCACCGCCTTCAAACACGGTTCAGGCGAGAATGGCGGGACCGGCCTGGGCTTGGCGGCGGTCCGAGCAATCGCCGAGGCCCACGGCGGATCGGCGCGTTATTTGACCGGCGCGCGCCTGGGATCCCGTATCGAGATCCGCATCCCCGCCGTCTCGTAG
- a CDS encoding response regulator, which produces MSALVIIAEDEPEIAAVLDAYLVREGFRTVRAMDGQIALDLHAALRPDLVLLDVRMPRVDGWGVLGELRRRGETPVIMLTALDQDIDKLQALRIGADDYVVKPFNPVEVVARAHAILRRSGGSGQGGVIRLGPLEIDLEAHIVQWCGLDKPQRLPLTLTEFRMLAHMARYPMRVFSRAELADACLKGDEVLDRTVDSHLSKLRLKLRNAGADGVLVGVRGVGYRLEVLT; this is translated from the coding sequence ATGAGCGCCCTGGTCATCATCGCCGAAGACGAACCCGAGATCGCCGCCGTGCTGGACGCCTATCTCGTGCGCGAGGGCTTTCGCACCGTCCGCGCCATGGATGGTCAGATCGCGCTGGACCTGCACGCCGCCCTTCGGCCCGATCTGGTCCTGCTGGACGTGCGCATGCCGCGCGTCGATGGCTGGGGCGTGCTGGGCGAACTCAGGCGTAGGGGCGAGACGCCCGTCATTATGCTCACCGCTCTGGATCAGGACATCGACAAGCTTCAGGCGTTGCGCATCGGCGCGGACGACTATGTCGTCAAACCGTTCAATCCGGTCGAGGTCGTAGCGCGCGCCCACGCCATACTGCGCCGCAGCGGCGGCTCGGGCCAAGGCGGCGTGATCCGCCTGGGTCCGCTCGAGATCGATCTGGAGGCGCACATCGTCCAGTGGTGCGGGCTGGACAAACCGCAGCGCCTGCCCTTGACCCTGACCGAGTTCCGCATGCTGGCCCACATGGCGCGCTATCCGATGCGGGTCTTTTCTCGCGCCGAGTTGGCCGACGCCTGTTTGAAAGGCGATGAGGTGCTTGATCGCACGGTGGACAGCCATCTCAGCAAGCTGCGGCTCAAGTTACGAAACGCAGGCGCCGACGGCGTCCTCGTCGGCGTTCGCGGCGTGGGTTATCGCCTCGAGGTCCTGACGTGA
- a CDS encoding phytase, giving the protein MRPSLARSLSACAALALLAACATHEVDYQGEGAGLVGPGAPVQAVLETPSVGTAGQDAADDPAVWASANPVTIMGQQTPGFVAGTDKKSGLYIYGFDGQILQFLPEGLLNNVDVVEGLSVGGRPQVVLGASDRTPGKTGISLYTFDPAGAGQNSVRYWGAVATDVVEPYGFCFARRGAEVHAILVGHEGELRQFVLGVDAADQPTARLVRTAEIGTISEGCAADEAADALYINEENVGLWRYGLNPTSGATRTLIQPIAKDILVADAEGLTTISDASGRYLIASSQGDSTFPVWRIDGPAPEYKGRFKIVDGAVDGVTGTDGLAAASGQVGPFPDGLVVIQDDVNDIGTQNFKYVDWRDIRRALGL; this is encoded by the coding sequence ATGCGCCCTTCCCTCGCCCGCTCGCTGAGCGCCTGCGCCGCCTTGGCCCTGCTCGCCGCGTGCGCCACGCACGAGGTCGATTATCAGGGCGAGGGCGCGGGCCTCGTCGGTCCGGGCGCCCCGGTTCAGGCCGTGCTGGAAACCCCGTCGGTCGGCACGGCGGGTCAGGACGCGGCCGACGATCCCGCCGTCTGGGCCTCAGCGAACCCGGTCACGATCATGGGTCAACAAACCCCCGGCTTCGTCGCCGGCACGGACAAGAAGTCCGGCCTCTACATCTACGGCTTCGACGGCCAGATCCTGCAGTTCCTGCCCGAGGGTCTGCTGAACAACGTCGATGTGGTCGAGGGCCTGTCGGTCGGCGGCCGTCCGCAGGTAGTGCTGGGCGCCAGCGACCGCACGCCGGGCAAGACCGGCATCTCTCTGTACACGTTCGATCCGGCCGGGGCGGGCCAGAACAGCGTGCGCTATTGGGGCGCGGTCGCCACCGACGTGGTCGAACCCTACGGCTTCTGCTTTGCGCGGCGCGGAGCCGAGGTTCACGCCATCCTGGTCGGCCATGAGGGCGAGCTGCGCCAGTTCGTCCTGGGCGTGGACGCCGCCGACCAGCCCACGGCGCGTCTGGTCCGCACCGCCGAGATCGGAACCATCTCCGAAGGCTGCGCCGCCGACGAAGCCGCCGACGCCCTCTATATCAACGAGGAGAACGTCGGCCTGTGGCGCTATGGCCTGAACCCGACCTCGGGCGCGACCCGCACCCTCATCCAGCCCATCGCCAAGGACATCCTGGTCGCCGACGCCGAAGGCCTGACCACCATCTCCGACGCCTCGGGCCGCTACCTGATCGCCTCCAGCCAGGGCGATTCCACCTTCCCCGTCTGGCGCATCGACGGCCCGGCGCCCGAATACAAGGGCCGGTTCAAGATCGTGGACGGCGCCGTCGACGGCGTCACCGGCACCGACGGCCTGGCGGCCGCCAGCGGCCAGGTCGGCCCCTTCCCCGACGGCCTCGTCGTCATCCAGGACGACGTCAACGACATCGGCACCCAGAACTTCAAGTACGTCGATTGGCGCGACATCCGACGGGCGCTGGGGCTGTAG